From a region of the Pectobacterium aquaticum genome:
- a CDS encoding efflux RND transporter permease subunit, with protein sequence MAQEPQSAARFNLSAWALAHQQFVAFMMLVIMAAGVMSYQRLPRNEDPAFTIKSAVVSAAWPGATVSDTVNFVTDKLEKKLQETPYLDYVESYTRAGESVVFVNLRDDTPPSAVPNIWYTVRKKMTDIASSLPDGFSPPAVNDEFDDTFGTIYGFTADGFSPRELRDKVDDIRSALLSVPDVGKVDMLGVEEEQIVVTFSPRRLAGLGLDPQQVIDSLKAQNAVTPAGIIRTDDEKVAVRVSGAFTSEQSLRQITLRIGGKFVPLIDIATINRETAEPPSPTFRVNGEKAIGLAISMAPTGNMLNFGQAIRDKMNVIATQLPYGIEMTRVADQAEVVKSAVGGFVKVLLEAIAIVLAVSFVSLGSRAGLVVAASIPIVLAMTFIGMEITGIGLQRISLGALIIALGLLVDDAMITVEAMVSRLEQGWDRKRAAAWAYESTAFPMLTGTLVMIAGFIPVGFAASSAGEYCFSLFVVVLISLLSSWIVAILFSPLLGVWLLPKTFRHHHDEPGRLGRLYRQWLQRVLVNRGMTLAIALILLVVAMFGATRLDGEFFPASDRPELLVSLTLPANASQAATEAQAKRLEAFLKDDPDVDHFSSYVGSGAVRFYLPMDVLLSHENIAQLVVVAKNLEARDALAAKLNQVLERDFSNIVARVSALELGPPVGWPLKYRVAGPDIHRVRDIAQGLASLVGNQADVREVNLTAGEPERSVNVVLNQTEARAVGISSQEVASMLAAIFSGSTLTSVRDDNRLVDVVVRGTPQERRDVATIANLQIPIADGRSVPLGQIATVAYGVDDPIIWRRQREPFITVQMDMAPGVRAPALSEKLAPEIERYRATLPAGYHITEGGVAAESDKGNGSVYAVLPVTLLVMLVLLMIQLQRISRMVLAFLTAPFGLIGIVAAMLPTGTPMGFVALLGAIALAGMIIRNAVILIGEVDLNVKNGQPATEAIVNAASHRSRPIILTALAAILGMIPIAHQVFWGPMAYAIIGGLMVATLLTLLALPAALSLLMQWEGRKTANLTR encoded by the coding sequence ATGGCACAAGAACCGCAATCGGCCGCACGCTTTAATCTGTCCGCCTGGGCGCTGGCGCACCAGCAGTTTGTCGCGTTTATGATGCTGGTGATTATGGCAGCAGGCGTGATGAGCTATCAACGCTTGCCCCGTAACGAAGATCCGGCGTTTACCATCAAGTCTGCCGTGGTCTCTGCGGCCTGGCCGGGCGCGACGGTGAGCGATACCGTGAATTTCGTCACCGATAAGCTGGAGAAAAAATTACAGGAAACGCCGTATCTCGATTACGTCGAGAGCTATACCCGCGCCGGGGAATCGGTGGTTTTCGTTAACTTGCGCGACGATACGCCGCCTTCCGCTGTGCCGAATATCTGGTATACGGTGCGTAAGAAAATGACCGATATCGCCAGTTCGTTGCCTGATGGCTTCAGCCCACCGGCCGTGAATGACGAGTTTGATGATACGTTTGGCACCATCTACGGCTTCACCGCCGACGGTTTTTCACCGCGGGAACTGCGCGACAAGGTTGACGATATTCGCTCTGCGTTACTGAGCGTGCCGGATGTTGGTAAGGTCGACATGCTTGGTGTCGAGGAAGAACAGATTGTGGTGACGTTCTCGCCCCGACGGTTGGCTGGGCTGGGGTTAGATCCGCAACAGGTGATTGATTCACTCAAGGCGCAGAATGCGGTCACGCCCGCCGGCATTATTCGCACCGATGATGAGAAGGTCGCCGTGCGCGTCAGCGGGGCGTTTACCTCTGAGCAGAGCCTGCGACAGATTACCTTACGCATCGGCGGGAAATTTGTTCCGCTGATCGATATCGCCACGATTAACCGTGAAACGGCGGAACCGCCGTCGCCGACGTTTCGCGTGAATGGCGAGAAAGCGATTGGGCTGGCAATCTCCATGGCACCCACTGGCAACATGCTCAATTTCGGTCAGGCCATTCGCGATAAAATGAATGTGATTGCGACGCAACTGCCGTATGGGATTGAAATGACGCGCGTGGCCGATCAGGCTGAAGTGGTGAAGAGTGCCGTCGGTGGCTTTGTGAAAGTGCTGCTGGAAGCGATTGCCATCGTGCTGGCGGTGTCGTTTGTGTCGCTCGGCAGCCGTGCCGGATTGGTGGTAGCGGCCTCTATCCCGATTGTGCTGGCGATGACCTTTATTGGTATGGAAATCACCGGTATCGGGCTACAGCGCATTTCGCTGGGGGCGCTGATTATTGCGCTGGGACTGCTGGTGGATGATGCCATGATTACGGTGGAAGCGATGGTGTCACGGCTGGAGCAGGGCTGGGATCGCAAACGCGCGGCGGCTTGGGCCTATGAAAGCACGGCATTTCCTATGTTGACGGGGACGCTGGTGATGATTGCCGGGTTTATTCCGGTGGGGTTTGCTGCATCCAGCGCGGGGGAATACTGCTTTTCGCTCTTTGTCGTGGTCCTGATTTCATTGCTGAGCTCCTGGATCGTGGCGATTCTCTTTTCCCCGCTTCTCGGTGTCTGGCTGTTGCCAAAAACGTTTCGTCACCATCATGACGAACCGGGACGGTTGGGGCGCCTGTACCGCCAGTGGCTACAGCGTGTGCTGGTTAATCGAGGGATGACGCTCGCTATTGCCCTGATATTACTGGTCGTTGCCATGTTTGGCGCTACCCGACTGGACGGCGAGTTTTTTCCTGCATCCGACAGGCCGGAGCTGCTGGTCAGCCTGACGCTGCCCGCGAATGCTTCACAAGCGGCGACGGAAGCGCAGGCGAAACGGCTGGAAGCCTTTCTGAAAGATGACCCTGACGTTGACCATTTCTCTTCCTATGTTGGGTCGGGCGCGGTGCGCTTTTATCTCCCGATGGATGTGCTGCTGAGCCACGAAAATATCGCGCAACTGGTGGTGGTGGCAAAAAATCTGGAGGCGCGGGATGCGCTGGCGGCAAAATTGAATCAGGTACTTGAGCGCGATTTCAGCAACATTGTGGCGCGCGTGTCCGCACTGGAATTGGGGCCGCCAGTGGGCTGGCCGCTTAAATATCGGGTAGCGGGACCGGATATTCATCGCGTCCGTGATATTGCCCAAGGGCTTGCCAGTCTGGTGGGCAATCAGGCCGATGTGCGTGAGGTCAACCTGACGGCGGGGGAGCCGGAACGTTCGGTGAACGTGGTGCTGAATCAGACCGAAGCCCGCGCGGTCGGTATCAGTTCACAGGAAGTGGCCAGCATGCTGGCGGCGATATTCTCCGGTTCAACGCTGACCTCGGTACGTGATGACAATCGGCTGGTGGATGTGGTCGTTCGCGGTACGCCGCAGGAGCGCCGGGATGTTGCCACGATCGCGAATTTGCAAATCCCGATTGCAGATGGGCGTTCCGTACCGCTGGGGCAGATTGCTACCGTGGCGTACGGCGTCGACGATCCGATTATCTGGCGTCGTCAGCGCGAACCGTTTATTACGGTACAAATGGATATGGCGCCGGGCGTACGGGCTCCAGCGCTATCTGAAAAACTGGCACCTGAAATTGAACGCTATCGCGCCACGTTGCCAGCGGGTTACCACATCACGGAAGGCGGCGTGGCGGCGGAGTCTGATAAAGGCAATGGCTCCGTATATGCGGTGTTGCCAGTGACGCTGTTGGTCATGCTGGTGCTGTTGATGATTCAGCTCCAGCGTATTTCCCGCATGGTGCTGGCCTTCCTGACCGCGCCGTTTGGCCTGATAGGCATTGTCGCCGCCATGCTACCGACCGGGACGCCGATGGGGTTTGTGGCGCTGCTGGGGGCGATTGCGCTGGCAGGAATGATTATTCGTAATGCCGTTATTCTGATTGGTGAGGTCGATCTGAATGTGAAAAATGGACAGCCCGCGACGGAGGCGATTGTGAATGCGGCCAGTCACCGTTCACGCCCGATTATACTGACGGCGCTGGCGGCGATCCTCGGCATGATTCCGATTGCACATCAGGTATTTTGGGGGCCGATGGCCTACGCGATTATCGGTGGATTGATGGTGGCGACGCTGCTGACATTGCTTGCCCTGCCTGCGGCGCTGAGTCTACTCATGCAGTGGGAAGGGCGGAAAACCGCAAATCTGACCAGGTAG
- the lepA gene encoding translation elongation factor 4, which produces MCTPQIRNFCIIAHVDHGKSTLADRFIELTATVAQRDMRELLLDSMEIERERGITIKLQTVRMRYQDEKGQPYQFNLVDTPGHVDFSAEVSRSLAACDGAILLIDATQGVQAQTIANLNLARQQGLTILPVLNKIDSPQANVPQVMQQLEAIPSLDISTVLAVSAKTGEGVAEVLNAIAHHFPAPRGLADAPLRALVFDSHYDPYQGAILHVRVVDGSIQAGSTLHFMSSGTRFEVTEMGAFFPHRQPCAELGNGEVGYLAAGLKDAAAIRVGDTLTFAERPATEPVARYQEMKPMVFSGLYPDADDDLKGLRNAMNKLSLNDAALHWVPDVSASLGAGFRCGFLGMLHMDIVRERLKREYGISVMATAPSVEYRVTLHNGHCLTIDNPAHFPGEDVLDFIEEPYVICTINTPDAYVGALMEYCASRRGEFIDMHYLDNGSVTLHWDLPLNEMIFGFFDALKSLTQGYATLDYEPGRYRRSDLVRCDIYLDSQLIDAFSFIIARHKVWARATEIVKALKYVIPRKLYPVPAQAKVGHRVIAREDIPPLRKSALAQGFQGSLSQKQRLIRKQRENKKHNVGFSKRDIPREAFMAILALDA; this is translated from the coding sequence ATGTGTACACCTCAAATTCGTAATTTCTGCATTATTGCCCATGTCGATCATGGCAAGTCCACCCTCGCCGATCGCTTTATCGAACTGACTGCAACCGTCGCCCAACGTGACATGCGTGAGCTGCTACTGGATTCGATGGAAATAGAACGGGAACGCGGCATCACCATCAAATTGCAAACCGTGCGCATGCGCTATCAGGATGAGAAGGGTCAACCGTATCAGTTCAATCTGGTGGATACGCCGGGGCACGTCGATTTTTCTGCGGAAGTCTCCCGTAGTCTCGCCGCCTGCGACGGCGCGATTCTGCTGATTGACGCCACGCAGGGCGTTCAGGCCCAGACGATCGCCAACCTCAATCTCGCCCGACAACAGGGGCTGACCATCCTGCCCGTCCTGAATAAAATCGACAGCCCGCAGGCTAACGTACCGCAGGTGATGCAGCAGTTGGAGGCTATTCCTTCGCTGGATATCAGCACCGTGCTGGCTGTCTCTGCCAAAACCGGTGAGGGCGTGGCTGAGGTACTAAACGCGATTGCCCACCATTTCCCTGCCCCACGAGGGCTCGCCGATGCCCCGCTGCGCGCGCTGGTTTTTGATTCACATTACGATCCTTATCAGGGTGCCATCCTGCATGTGCGCGTAGTGGATGGCAGTATTCAGGCGGGTTCAACGTTGCATTTTATGTCCTCAGGGACACGGTTTGAGGTCACCGAAATGGGTGCTTTTTTCCCCCATCGGCAACCTTGTGCAGAATTGGGAAACGGTGAAGTCGGTTATCTCGCTGCTGGCCTGAAAGACGCCGCCGCCATTCGGGTGGGCGATACACTGACGTTCGCCGAGCGCCCCGCGACAGAGCCGGTTGCGCGCTATCAGGAAATGAAGCCGATGGTGTTTTCTGGACTCTATCCTGATGCGGACGACGATCTGAAAGGCTTGCGTAACGCTATGAATAAGCTGTCACTTAACGATGCGGCGTTGCACTGGGTTCCCGACGTTTCCGCCTCACTGGGTGCCGGTTTCCGCTGTGGTTTTCTTGGGATGTTACATATGGATATTGTTCGTGAGCGGCTCAAGCGTGAATACGGTATCTCCGTAATGGCCACCGCGCCCAGCGTGGAATACCGCGTCACATTACATAACGGCCACTGCCTGACGATTGATAACCCAGCACATTTCCCTGGAGAGGACGTGCTGGACTTCATCGAAGAACCCTATGTTATCTGCACCATTAACACGCCAGATGCCTACGTTGGCGCGTTGATGGAGTACTGCGCTTCGCGTCGCGGGGAGTTTATCGACATGCACTATCTCGATAACGGTAGCGTGACATTACACTGGGATCTGCCGCTCAACGAGATGATCTTCGGCTTTTTTGATGCGCTGAAATCGCTCACTCAAGGCTATGCCACGCTGGATTATGAGCCAGGTCGCTACCGGCGTTCCGATTTAGTGCGCTGTGATATCTATCTCGATAGTCAGTTGATCGATGCCTTTTCCTTCATCATTGCGCGTCATAAGGTATGGGCGCGGGCCACCGAAATCGTGAAAGCGTTGAAATACGTGATTCCACGTAAACTGTATCCCGTTCCTGCTCAGGCAAAAGTCGGCCATCGCGTTATCGCGCGCGAAGACATCCCTCCGCTGCGCAAAAGCGCATTGGCTCAGGGCTTTCAGGGTAGCCTGTCGCAGAAACAGCGACTGATCCGTAAACAGCGAGAGAATAAAAAGCATAACGTTGGGTTCTCAAAACGAGACATTCCCCGCGAAGCATTTATGGCCATTCTGGCGCTTGATGCCTAG
- a CDS encoding efflux transporter outer membrane subunit, translated as MLSLRTLSLVVTTSLMAGCAVGPDYHRPDAPLADRYQAQSAAQRSSAQPSVAKSSLAKQNDAAQAANLAVWWESFNDPLLSQLVSSALAQNLDLAQASARMSQARAGLGAATAALLPSGNISGQGTRAYQSIETPQGQLLNSVPGYSRYGNAYEADLNASWELDVFGGLRRGRQAALADYQASEAGVAATRLAVAAQTADIYITLRGLQTRLAIANSQVKTQQELLDKVQLLHSKGLAPEYQVRQTEGTLAQVQASVPVLQTGIDAAMNALDVMLGTPPGTHRAQLSISQAIPQPPALVATGTPADLLRRRPDIIVAERHLAASNARIGVAISEYYPKFSLSALLGSATSVSSGNLFSSGASQSAGVLGLRWRLFDFGRINAQIDQAKGQEAEALAAYRLSVLRATEDVENAFSALVNREMQAATLTAGETALASARQSSFIAYQKGTSSLIDVLHADETLLQTSDARAQAQTESARAVIATFKALGGGWQPPEATARAQ; from the coding sequence ATGTTATCCCTCCGAACCCTTTCTTTGGTGGTGACCACGAGCTTAATGGCAGGTTGCGCCGTTGGGCCGGATTATCACCGTCCAGACGCGCCACTCGCGGATCGTTATCAGGCGCAATCCGCCGCACAACGATCTTCCGCGCAGCCATCTGTCGCAAAATCGTCTTTAGCAAAACAAAACGACGCAGCTCAGGCAGCCAACCTTGCAGTCTGGTGGGAAAGCTTTAATGATCCCTTACTGAGCCAGTTAGTTTCAAGTGCGCTCGCACAGAATCTTGATTTAGCTCAGGCGTCCGCACGGATGAGTCAGGCTCGTGCCGGGCTTGGCGCAGCAACGGCGGCGCTGCTGCCCTCGGGCAACATCAGCGGACAAGGCACTCGCGCCTACCAGTCAATTGAAACGCCACAAGGTCAGCTACTCAACTCGGTTCCTGGCTATAGCCGCTACGGCAATGCTTATGAAGCTGATCTCAACGCCAGTTGGGAGCTTGATGTATTCGGTGGACTGAGACGCGGCCGTCAGGCGGCACTGGCTGACTATCAGGCTTCCGAGGCAGGCGTCGCGGCCACTCGTCTGGCCGTCGCCGCTCAGACTGCCGATATCTATATCACCCTGCGCGGATTACAAACGCGTCTGGCGATCGCCAACAGTCAGGTCAAGACACAGCAAGAACTGCTGGATAAGGTACAGCTACTCCACAGTAAAGGACTGGCTCCCGAGTATCAGGTACGCCAGACAGAAGGGACATTAGCACAGGTTCAGGCCTCCGTGCCGGTTCTCCAGACTGGGATCGATGCCGCGATGAACGCATTGGACGTTATGCTCGGCACGCCTCCCGGCACGCATCGGGCCCAGTTGTCCATCTCACAGGCCATTCCACAGCCTCCAGCGCTCGTAGCAACGGGGACACCCGCCGACCTGCTGCGCCGCAGACCCGATATTATTGTGGCCGAACGTCATCTCGCGGCGTCCAACGCACGCATCGGGGTAGCCATCAGCGAGTACTATCCTAAATTCTCGCTCAGCGCCTTGCTCGGTAGTGCAACGTCGGTGTCGAGCGGCAATTTGTTCTCCAGCGGTGCCAGCCAATCGGCGGGCGTATTAGGGCTGCGCTGGCGACTCTTCGACTTCGGTCGCATTAACGCCCAGATCGATCAGGCGAAGGGACAGGAAGCTGAAGCGCTGGCAGCTTACCGTCTGTCGGTACTCCGTGCGACCGAAGACGTTGAGAACGCCTTCTCGGCCTTGGTCAATCGCGAAATGCAGGCTGCAACGTTAACCGCCGGTGAGACCGCGTTAGCCAGCGCGCGGCAGTCGTCTTTCATCGCCTATCAAAAAGGAACAAGCAGCCTGATTGACGTCCTTCACGCCGATGAAACCCTGCTACAAACCTCCGATGCCCGGGCTCAGGCCCAAACCGAATCGGCACGCGCAGTTATCGCCACATTCAAGGCGCTCGGCGGCGGTTGGCAGCCGCCAGAAGCCACAGCGAGAGCACAATAA
- a CDS encoding TetR/AcrR family transcriptional regulator yields MTKHMNTHPPRGPSDHSVRDQIVEAATEHFGHFGYEKTTVSDLAKAIGFSKAYIYKFFDSKQAIGESICANRLAIIMDVVNASVVDAPTASEKLRRLYKAVIEAGSDLFFHDRKLYEIAAVSSRDRWPSAVAYEEKLRQLVQHILLEGRQSGEFERKTPLDEAADAIYLVMRPYACPVQLQYNLDSSASAAVLLPSLILRSLAP; encoded by the coding sequence ATGACTAAACATATGAATACACATCCCCCACGCGGGCCGTCGGATCACAGCGTTCGAGATCAGATTGTGGAAGCGGCGACTGAGCACTTCGGACACTTTGGATATGAGAAGACCACCGTGTCCGATCTGGCCAAGGCGATAGGCTTTTCTAAGGCCTACATCTACAAGTTTTTTGATTCCAAACAGGCGATCGGGGAGAGTATTTGCGCTAACCGACTGGCAATAATTATGGATGTTGTTAACGCGTCGGTTGTCGATGCGCCAACAGCTTCGGAAAAACTGAGACGCCTGTATAAAGCCGTGATAGAAGCGGGTAGCGATTTATTTTTTCACGATCGCAAGCTTTATGAGATCGCCGCGGTGTCCTCGCGCGACCGGTGGCCTTCAGCTGTTGCTTATGAAGAAAAACTACGTCAACTCGTTCAGCACATTCTTCTTGAGGGACGACAGTCTGGGGAATTTGAGCGCAAGACGCCGTTGGATGAGGCGGCAGATGCCATCTATCTGGTCATGCGCCCTTATGCTTGCCCTGTTCAACTGCAATACAACCTGGATTCGTCAGCGTCCGCTGCGGTGTTACTCCCGTCATTAATATTGCGTAGTTTAGCACCTTAA
- a CDS encoding efflux RND transporter periplasmic adaptor subunit codes for MLRFNSTTLAVCLLPLALVACGDASDIDDPRNQPPLVRAATVVSAVDASRAFTGVVVARIQSDLGFRVQGKILERLVDTGQTVKRGQPLMRLDPIDLSLQAQAQQQAVTAARARARQATDDEARYRGLVAAGAVSASAYDQIKAAAETAKAELSAAQAQADVAKNATGYAVLLADADGVVMDTLAEPGQVVSAGQPVVRLARAGQREAIVQLPETLRPAVGSEAQAMRYGAGEQRVPAKLRLLSDAADPLTRTFEARYVLEGELASAPLGSTVTLHIAQDDASRQMLQVPLAAIYDPGKGPGVWRISGNPAKVSWQPVQMSGLSDDRAKVTGNLKPGEQVVALGTHLLHDGEAVRVIEQRDASVAGSQP; via the coding sequence ATGCTTCGGTTCAACTCTACCACTCTTGCTGTTTGCTTGTTGCCTCTCGCCCTGGTGGCGTGCGGCGACGCTTCCGACATCGACGATCCACGCAATCAGCCACCGCTGGTGAGAGCGGCTACCGTGGTGAGCGCCGTTGATGCCTCTCGTGCCTTCACCGGTGTGGTTGTCGCACGAATTCAAAGCGATTTGGGTTTTCGGGTGCAAGGAAAAATCCTTGAACGTCTGGTTGATACCGGCCAGACCGTGAAACGCGGCCAGCCTTTGATGCGTCTGGACCCTATCGATCTCAGTTTACAGGCCCAAGCCCAGCAGCAGGCCGTTACTGCTGCGCGAGCCCGTGCCAGACAGGCGACCGATGACGAAGCTCGTTATCGTGGTCTGGTTGCCGCAGGTGCGGTATCCGCTTCGGCTTACGATCAAATAAAGGCGGCTGCCGAGACGGCGAAAGCGGAACTGAGCGCCGCACAGGCTCAGGCTGATGTAGCGAAAAACGCGACAGGCTATGCCGTGTTGCTCGCCGATGCCGACGGTGTGGTCATGGATACGCTGGCTGAACCCGGTCAAGTGGTGAGTGCAGGGCAGCCTGTTGTTCGGCTGGCGCGCGCGGGGCAGCGGGAAGCCATCGTACAACTGCCCGAAACGCTACGCCCTGCGGTTGGAAGCGAAGCGCAGGCAATGCGCTATGGCGCCGGAGAACAGCGTGTTCCAGCGAAACTGCGGTTGCTCTCCGATGCGGCCGATCCGTTGACGCGTACCTTCGAAGCGAGGTATGTGCTTGAAGGTGAGCTGGCGAGTGCACCGCTCGGATCCACCGTTACGCTCCATATTGCGCAAGATGACGCATCCCGCCAGATGCTACAGGTGCCTTTAGCGGCAATCTATGATCCGGGGAAAGGGCCGGGTGTCTGGCGTATTTCAGGCAATCCCGCCAAAGTATCATGGCAACCCGTTCAGATGTCTGGCCTTAGCGACGATAGGGCAAAGGTGACAGGAAATCTCAAACCGGGAGAGCAGGTTGTTGCCTTGGGAACGCATTTGCTGCATGACGGCGAGGCGGTCCGAGTGATTGAACAGCGCGATGCCAGCGTCGCTGGGAGCCAGCCATGA